One genomic region from Deinococcus budaensis encodes:
- a CDS encoding (2Fe-2S) ferredoxin domain-containing protein has product MPPKYFKTSGHLLVCQGQNCQARGSALLYRALWNHLERASLAYYKTGGTVRLTESGCLGACSSGPALCAYRQREGKLEEGWYAAVDFPLAVRVAQAVHEGAALPEERKYGP; this is encoded by the coding sequence ATGCCGCCGAAATACTTCAAAACGTCCGGCCACCTGCTCGTCTGCCAGGGCCAGAACTGCCAGGCACGCGGCTCGGCGCTGCTGTACAGGGCACTCTGGAATCACTTGGAGCGCGCGAGTCTGGCCTATTACAAGACCGGCGGCACCGTGCGCCTCACCGAAAGCGGCTGCCTGGGTGCCTGCTCCTCCGGCCCCGCCCTCTGCGCCTATCGCCAGCGGGAGGGGAAGCTGGAGGAAGGCTGGTACGCGGCGGTAGATTTCCCGCTGGCGGTTCGAGTGGCTCAGGCCGTGCATGAGGGGGCCGCGTTGCCGGAGGAACGGAAATACGGGCCGTAA
- a CDS encoding iron ABC transporter permease → MLGRTAALVLALCAAVVLAVGLGSVTIPPGEVLGALGRGVAGLWTGAELTGNDVIVWQLRLPRVAMGVLVGACLAVCGGAFQGVFRNPLADPYLLGVASGAGLGATVAIVAGWPRGSIPLTALAAALAAVSLTLTLAREGRRFPPTRLILAGVVVGSVLSAFTTFLILRGEDRARQVLAYTLGDLGFSGWPDVLTVLPYALAGCGVLVLLGRALDTLGLGDLTARSLGVPVERLRLLVVVAASVATAAAVAYVGIIGFVGLIVPHVARLAWGAGHRVLLPVSALLGGTLLVLADLLARTTVLSQVGVVTTLLGGPFFLWLLRRGRHE, encoded by the coding sequence GTGCTGGGGCGCACGGCGGCGCTGGTGCTGGCCCTCTGCGCCGCCGTGGTGCTGGCGGTGGGGCTGGGCAGCGTGACCATCCCGCCCGGCGAGGTGCTGGGCGCCCTGGGCCGGGGGGTGGCGGGCCTCTGGACAGGGGCGGAACTGACCGGCAACGACGTGATCGTGTGGCAGCTCCGATTGCCGCGTGTGGCGATGGGCGTGCTGGTGGGCGCCTGTCTGGCAGTGTGCGGCGGGGCCTTTCAGGGGGTCTTCCGCAACCCGCTGGCCGATCCATACCTGCTGGGCGTGGCCAGCGGGGCGGGGCTGGGGGCCACGGTCGCCATCGTGGCGGGCTGGCCGAGGGGCAGCATCCCGCTCACGGCGCTGGCGGCGGCGCTGGCGGCGGTTTCGCTCACGCTGACGCTGGCGCGCGAGGGCCGCCGCTTTCCGCCCACCCGCCTGATTCTGGCGGGCGTGGTGGTGGGGAGCGTCCTGAGTGCCTTCACCACCTTCCTGATCCTGCGCGGCGAGGACCGGGCGCGGCAGGTGCTGGCCTACACCCTGGGCGACCTGGGCTTCAGCGGCTGGCCCGACGTGCTGACCGTGCTGCCCTACGCGCTGGCGGGGTGCGGCGTGCTGGTCTTGCTGGGGCGCGCGCTCGACACCCTGGGGCTGGGGGACCTGACCGCCCGCAGCCTGGGCGTGCCGGTCGAGCGGCTGCGGCTGCTGGTGGTCGTGGCCGCCAGCGTGGCGACCGCCGCCGCCGTCGCCTACGTGGGGATCATCGGCTTTGTCGGCCTCATCGTGCCGCATGTGGCGCGGCTGGCGTGGGGCGCGGGGCACCGGGTCCTGTTGCCCGTCTCGGCGCTGCTGGGCGGCACGCTGCTGGTGCTGGCCGACCTGCTGGCCCGGACCACGGTGCTGTCGCAGGTCGGGGTGGTCACCACGCTGCTGGGGGGGCCGTTTTTCCTGTGGCTGCTGCGGCGGGGGCGGCATGAGTAA